The Roseococcus microcysteis genome contains a region encoding:
- the pstC gene encoding phosphate ABC transporter permease subunit PstC, with amino-acid sequence MSASTIKAPPIGARRKPGELGDKIFQWMCVGAGGFVLILLGAIIVTLFLGGLPAFERFGAEFIWGTIWDPVEGQEEFGAGVAILGTITSSVLAIIFAVPVAFGIAFFLTELSPPWLKRPIGTAIELLAAVPSIIYGMWGLFVVVPFVQMHIQFAFGEQLAAIPLVGFLFQSTNFAGTSLFSAAIVLAIMILPFIAATMRDVFDQVPPVYKESAYGLGATRWEVMTGVVIPYTRISVVGGIMLGLGRALGETMAVTFVIGNANRIATSLFDSTTTIASVIAMEFPESLTGSLQQSALFAIGFLLFVISFLVLALSRYLLRPRLK; translated from the coding sequence GTGTCCGCCAGCACCATCAAGGCACCGCCCATCGGCGCCCGCCGCAAGCCGGGGGAACTCGGCGACAAGATATTCCAGTGGATGTGCGTGGGTGCGGGTGGCTTCGTGCTGATCCTGCTGGGCGCCATCATCGTCACCCTCTTCCTGGGCGGCCTGCCGGCTTTCGAGCGCTTCGGCGCCGAGTTCATCTGGGGCACGATCTGGGACCCGGTGGAGGGGCAGGAGGAGTTCGGCGCCGGCGTCGCCATCCTGGGCACCATCACCTCCTCGGTGCTGGCCATCATCTTCGCGGTGCCCGTCGCCTTCGGCATCGCCTTCTTCCTCACGGAGCTGTCGCCCCCCTGGCTCAAGCGGCCCATCGGCACCGCCATCGAGCTGCTGGCGGCCGTGCCCTCCATCATCTATGGCATGTGGGGCCTGTTCGTCGTGGTGCCCTTCGTGCAGATGCACATCCAGTTCGCCTTCGGCGAGCAGCTGGCCGCCATTCCGCTGGTGGGCTTCCTGTTCCAGAGCACCAATTTCGCCGGCACCTCGCTGTTCTCGGCCGCCATCGTGCTGGCCATCATGATCCTGCCCTTCATCGCCGCCACCATGCGCGACGTGTTCGACCAGGTGCCGCCCGTCTACAAGGAAAGCGCCTATGGCCTGGGCGCGACGCGCTGGGAGGTGATGACGGGCGTCGTCATCCCCTACACCCGCATCTCGGTGGTGGGCGGCATCATGCTGGGTCTGGGCCGCGCGCTGGGCGAGACCATGGCCGTCACCTTCGTCATCGGCAACGCGAACCGCATCGCCACCTCGCTCTTCGACAGCACCACCACCATCGCCTCGGTCATCGCGATGGAGTTCCCGGAGAGCCTGACGGGCAGCCTGCAGCAATCGGCCCTCTTCGCCATCGGCTTCCTGCTCTTCGTCATCTCCTTCCTCGTGCTGGCGCTCTCGCGCTACCTCCTGCGTCCCCGGCTGAAGTGA
- the pstA gene encoding phosphate ABC transporter permease PstA, whose amino-acid sequence MSTTTATIMASRNIEQQRSLGRRRKLVDKLVMYFCLTATVVGLFFLLSIMGTLLWRGLVALDLIVLTQEFQPTRYGDDSLPKGGLIHAIVGSLIQTSIATAIGTPIGLLVGTYLSEYAGKSKFGYAVRFISDILLSAPSVLIGLFIYQLVVLPQGGFSGFAGALALAIIVIPVVVRTTEDMLQLIPNTLREAVVALGAPKWKMITLVAWRAAISGIMTGILLAFARIMGETAPLLLTSFGNNILSTDLSRAMASLPVSIYQQANSGFPDLIDIAWSGALLVTLGVLFINIIARVALRKRA is encoded by the coding sequence ATGAGCACCACCACCGCCACCATCATGGCCTCGCGCAACATCGAGCAGCAGCGCAGCCTGGGCCGCCGCCGCAAGCTCGTGGACAAGCTGGTCATGTATTTCTGCCTCACCGCCACGGTGGTGGGGCTGTTCTTCCTGCTCTCGATCATGGGCACGCTGCTGTGGCGCGGCCTGGTCGCGCTGGACCTGATCGTCTTGACGCAGGAATTCCAGCCGACCCGCTATGGCGATGACAGCCTGCCCAAGGGCGGCCTGATCCATGCCATCGTGGGCAGCCTGATCCAGACCAGCATCGCCACCGCCATCGGCACGCCCATCGGGCTGCTGGTCGGCACCTATCTCTCGGAATACGCGGGCAAGTCCAAGTTCGGCTACGCGGTACGCTTCATCTCGGACATCCTGCTTTCGGCACCCTCCGTGCTGATCGGGTTGTTCATCTACCAGCTGGTCGTGCTGCCGCAGGGCGGCTTCTCGGGCTTCGCGGGCGCATTGGCGCTGGCCATCATCGTGATCCCGGTGGTGGTGCGCACCACGGAGGACATGCTGCAGCTCATCCCCAACACGCTGCGCGAGGCGGTGGTGGCCCTGGGCGCGCCCAAGTGGAAGATGATCACGCTGGTGGCCTGGCGCGCCGCCATCTCCGGCATCATGACGGGCATCCTGCTGGCCTTCGCCCGCATCATGGGCGAGACGGCGCCGCTGCTGCTGACCAGCTTCGGCAACAACATCCTCAGCACCGACCTCAGCCGCGCCATGGCGAGCCTGCCGGTGTCCATCTACCAGCAGGCCAATTCGGGCTTCCCCGACCTGATCGACATCGCCTGGTCCGGCGCGCTGCTGGTGACACTGGGCGTGCTGTTCATCAACATCATCGCGCGTGTCGCGCTGCGCAAGCGCGCCTGA